One Setaria italica strain Yugu1 chromosome I, Setaria_italica_v2.0, whole genome shotgun sequence DNA window includes the following coding sequences:
- the LOC101766125 gene encoding uncharacterized protein LOC101766125 — MADKPSRALVLYAAGHAALLTPPAGSAAAGSSLDALASRASCGFLTLRSPPASPPTTGTEEKSSTILELAQLLDVYDHLYPGKNAETDQEIAQVDRQELAVPKLSERFTGLRAAMVTNCPRVSSFAANLGFHVFQTNDFAALSGSSSVTKEVGVVNRAFGLLGFSDGNVQEASEFDLVFMHVAMENTSSKLGKLGMKTDLNRLEKLVAAVMEAAPIGSAISSRIHVSVILSYGSSSGNKDGFSISTSLPEADSDLNLLRPHQSYTMKAGHTLDDVRLHHPILLAQWQEGVTRVDLAKGFSFEEFMKHGGNLAMLAERFLHEVAFKLWKAPKYGA; from the exons atggcggacAAGCCGAGCCGTGCGCTGGTTCTCTacgccgccggccacgccgcgCTGCTCACTCCTCCGGCGGGCTCCGCGGCTGCGGGGAGCAGCCTCGACGCGCTCGCCTCCCGCGCATCCTGCGGCTTCCTCACCCTTCGCTCCCCGCCGGCTTCCCCTCCCACGACCG GTACCGAGGAGAAGAGCAGCACGATTCTGGAACTGGCGCAGCTGCTCGACGTGTACGATCATCTGTACCCTGGAAAG AATGCGGAAACTGATCAAGAAATTGCCCAAGTGGATCGACAGGAGTTAGCAGTTCCCAAGCTGTCTGAGAG GTTTACGGGACTGAGAGCTGCCATGGTCACCAACTGCCCCCGCGTCAGCTCCTTTGCAGCAAATCTTGGTTTCCATGTTTTCCAAACCAATGATTTTGCCGCACTGTCTGGCTCATCCAGTGTTACTAAGGAGGTTGGAGTAGTCAACCGAGCGTTTGGTCTTCTAGGATTCTCGGATGGGAATGTGCAGGAAGCATCTGAATTCGATCTAGTTTTTATGCATGTTGCCATGGAGAATACAAGCAGCAAGTTAGGGAAATTAGGAATGAAGACAGATCTCAATCGGCTCGAGAAATTAGTTGCTGCAGTCATGGAAGCTGCGCCCATTGGTTCAGCTATTTCTTCCCGTATTCATGTATCTGTGATTTTGAGCTATGGGTCGTCTTCTGGAAATAAGGATGGGTTTTCCATATCAACCTCTTTGCCTGAAGCAGATTCAGACTTGAATCTACTGCGCCCACACCAGAGCTATACAATGAAAGCAGGACATACGTTAGATGATGTCAG ACTTCATCATCCAATTCTGCTGGCACAGTGGCAGGAAGGAGTAACACGTGTTGATTTGGCTAAAGGGTTCTCTTTTGAGGAATTTATGAAG CACGGTGGAAACCTTGCTATGCTTGCCGAGCGCTTTCTACATGAGGTGGCATTTAAGCTCTGGAAGGCACCTAAATATGGGGCGTAA
- the LOC101766534 gene encoding protein O-linked-mannose beta-1,4-N-acetylglucosaminyltransferase 2, translating into MKSSLRSRQEPRRVSNGVIIGAMLLSLCVLSIVKARYCATPFGKAEDQLQEQMNASIRMETEESPARTPGEEEEDEEKEEVLPSTAPAVTKPAAVATPTTGGRDKKGKAKPTCYMTSKRSERCDASGDIRVDGNRSTIYVSGIDREWRTKPYARYHDPVAMAHVREYTLKPLGDGAPACTRNHSVPGFLFSNGGFSGNLYHDYTDVLVPLFISTHQFKRRVQFLLSGMKPWWVGKFTPFFRQLTRFDVIDVDNDQEVHCFPRIVAGATFHKDMGVDPRRSPGHVSVVDFKRALRRAFGLEREAASRGGATGAGKPRLLIISRRGSRRFLNEREMARAGAEAGFEVRVAEPDQHTDMAGFARLVNSADVMVGVHGAGLTNMVFLPRGAVLIQVVPFGGLEWLTSVTFKEPAADMEVSYMDYEVKLEESSLIDQYPRNHQVLTDPYAVHKQGWDALKAAYLDKQNIRMDLDRFKSALREAMSRLP; encoded by the exons atgaAGTCGTCGCTGCGGAGCCGGCAGGAGCCGCGGCGGGTCAGCAACGGCGTCATCATCGGCGCCATGCTGCTGTCGCTCTGCGTCCTCAGCATCGTCAAGGCCAGATACTGCGCCACCCCCTTCG GCAAGGCCGAGGACCAGCTCCAGGAGCAGATGAACGCCAGCATCCGGATGGAGACGGAGGAGTCGCCGGCAAGGACGCCCGGAG aggaggaagaggatgaggaaaaGGAGGAGGTGCTGCCCAGCACGGCGCCCGCGGTGACCAAGCCGGCCGCCGTGGCCACCCCCACCACCGGCGGCAGGGACAAGAAGGGGAAGGCGAAGCCGACGTGCTACATGACGAGCAAGCGGTCGGAGCGGTGCGACGCGTCCGGCGACATTCGGGTGGACGGGAACCGCTCCACCATCTACGTCAGCGGGATAGACCGGGAGTGGCGAACCAAGCCGTACGCGCGCTACCACGACCCCGTCGCCATGGCCCACGTCCGCGAGTACACCCTCAAGccgctcggcgacggcgcgccgGCGTGCACCCGGAACCACTCGGTCCCCGGCTTCCTCTTCTCCAACGGCGGGTTCTCCGGCAACCTCTACCACGACTACACCGACGTGCTGGTCCCCCTCTTCATCAGCACTCACCAGTTCAAGCGCCGCGTCCAGTTCCTCCTCAGCGGGATGAAGCCGTGGTGGGTGGGCAAGTTCACCCCCTTCTTCCGCCAGCTCACCCGGTTCGACGTCATCGACGTCGACAACGACCAGGAGGTGCACTGCTTCCCCCGCATCGTCGCTGGCGCCACCTTCCACAAGGACATGGGAGTCGACCCGCGGCGGTCCCCGGGGCACGTCTCGGTGGTCGACTTCAAGCGCGCGCTCCGGCGGGCATTCGGGCTCGAGCGCGAGGCGGCGTCCCGCGGCGGGGCCACGGGCGCCGGGAAGCCCCGGCTCCTCATCATCTCCCGCCGCGGGTCCCGGCGGTTCCTGAACGAGCGGGAGAtggcgcgcgccggcgcggaggccgggtTCGAGGTGCGCGTGGCGGAGCCCGACCAGCACACGGACATGGCGGGGTTCGCGCGGCTGGTGAACTCGGCGGACGTGATGGTGGGGGTGCACGGCGCCGGGCTGACCAACATGGTGTTCCTGCCCCGGGGCGCCGTGCTGATCCAGGTGGTGCCGTTCGGCGGGCTGGAGTGGCTGACGAGCGTGACGTTCaaggagccggcggcggacaTGGAGGTCAGCTACATGGACTACGAGGTGAAGCTGGAGGAGAGCTCGCTGATCGACCAGTACCCGAGGAACCACCAGGTGCTCACCGACCCCTACGCCGTGCACAAGCAGGGGTGGGACGCGCTCAAGGCCGCGTACCTGGACAAGCAGAACATACGGATGGACCTGGACAGGTTCAAGAGCGCGCTGCGGGAGGCCATGAGCAGGCTGCCATGA
- the LOC101766956 gene encoding wee1-like protein kinase, with product MLRTKTTPRPRGGKARPRAAAAASAVKAKPAAAAEGISPSGELSLQLEHVSLFSFLSDRCPTAAASGLTPFEALLEEEEDGYRADPAAPPPLPQPQPPAPLPQEASPMDADEPMEEKDCCILSQDFFCTPDYITPEMPQVANEFDDDKENIPCPKSPEKSANPRSKRYRTDCSSKGLESTEFSFDRQITPVHFDSLIQDDSEEEKLMQPALHKRGGYVSQSAMALRCRVMPPPCVKNPYLNTDPCIDDAVYGVRQCNSAGFSPSIGGNGLSRYRTDFHEIEKIGHGNFSVVFKVLNRIDGCLYAVKRSIKQLHNDMERRQAVKEVQAMAALGSHENIVRYFTSWFENEQLYIQMELCDRCLSVNRNQPLKHGEALELLYQICEGLDFIHECGIAHLDVKPDNIYVSNGIYKLGDFGCATLINRSLAIEDGDSRYMPPEMLNDKYEHLDKVDIFSLGAAIYELIRGTPLPESGPHFTSIREGKIPLLPGCPMQFQNLIKSMMDPDPLRRPSAKEILRHPTFEKLHKVPAKK from the exons atgctgaggacgaagacgaccccgcggccgcgcggcgggAAGGcgcggccccgcgccgccgctgcggcctcGGCGGTGAAGGCgaagcccgcggcggcggccgaggggaTCTCGCCGTCGGGGGAGCTCTCGCTGCAGCTGGAGCACGTCtccctcttctccttcctctccgaCCGCTGCCCCACCGCCGCAGCCTCTGGGCTCACGCCATTCGAGGCgctcctggaggaggaggaggacggctaCCGCGCCGACccggcggccccgccgccgcttcctcagccgcagccgccggccCCGTTGCCGCAGGAGGCCTCGCCGATGGACGCAGACGAGCCCATGGAGGAGAAGGATTGCTGCATCCTCAGCCAGGATTTCTTCTG CACCCCAGACTACATCACGCCGGAGATGCCGCAGGTGGCCAATGAATTCGATGACGATAAG GAGAACATCCCTTGCCCCAAATCTCCGGAGAAGTCAGCGAATCCTCGGAGCAAGCGGTACAGAACTG ATTGTTCATCCAAAGGCCTGGAATCCACAGAATTTTCTTTCGACCGGCAGATTACTCCAGTCCATTTTGACAGTCTGATTCAAGATGATTCGGAGGAAGAGAAGCTGATGCAACCTGCATTGCATAAGCGGGGTGGTTATGTCTCCCAGTCAGCAATGGCTCTGCGCTGCCGGGTGATGCCTCCACCATGTGTCAAGAACCCGTACCTGAATACGGATCCATGTATAGATGATGCTGTTTACGGCGTGAGGCAATGCAACTCAGCAG GGTTTTCTCCTTCAATTGGTGGCAATGGTCTTTCACGCTACAGGACTGATTTTCATGAAATTGAG AAAATTGGCCATGGGAACTTCAGTGTTGTGTTCAAAGTTCTGAACAGGATAGATGGGTGCTTGTATGCAGTGAAACGGAGCATCAAGCAATTGCATAATGACATGGAAAG GAGGCAAGCAGTGAAGGAAGTCCAAGCTATGGCAGCCTTAG GTTCTCATGAGAACATAGTTCGATACTTCACATCATGGTTTGAGAATGAGCAACTTTATATTCAGATGGAACTATGTGATCGCTGTCTATCTGTGAATCGAAACCAGCCACTGAAGCATGGGGAAGCCTTGGAACTTCTGTACCAG AtctgtgaaggcttggatttcATTCATGAATGTGGCATAGCACACCTCGATGTGAAGCCTGATAACATATATGTCAGCAATGGTATTTATAAGCTTGGAGATTTTGGTTGTGCTACACTTATTAACCGAAGTTTGGCAATTGAAGATGGAGATTCACGTTATATGCCTCCAGAAATGCTGAATGATAAGTATGAGCATCTTGACAAGGTTGACATCTTTTCTCTTGGGGCGGCCATCTATGAGCTTATAAGAGGTACGCCGCTTCCAGAGTCTGGGCCTCACTTTACAAGTATCAGAGAGGGCAAGATTCCATTACTTCCAGGGTGCCCAATGCAGTTTCAGAATTTAATTAAG TCCATGATGGATCCTGATCCGTTGAGGCGGCCTTCTGCAAAGGAGATCCTGAGACATCCCACATTCGAGAAGCTCCACAAGGTCCCAGCGAAGAAGTAG